GCCCTGTGCCGGTGGTGCCGACGGTCAGAAGGCTGGCCTCACAAAGAAGCTGCCAGGATCTGTGACAAGGGGAAGGATGGAATGAGAGCCCTGTGAACGAAGCTGGAGGTGGAGAGGGGCACTGGAGGGTGGGTAGGACAGCTGAGGACCAACAGACGCTTGGACGAACAGACCCGGGAAGGAAGACGCGGGGCAATGACGGACACACTCTCCGGAGAAGACCGATGGGGACCCCACTCTCCCCCCGGCCAAGgcagcacctccccacccccacgctgCATGTCACGTGCTCACCCCTAAATCGCCAAAGGCGGCGGCGCCCCTTGGGGCCGGGCCGGGTACTGCACTAACTACAGCACGACCGGCGGCCGTCCCAGGAAGACAGGCGTGGGAGAGCGGGGAGGACGGGGCAGTTAAGGGGAAGCTCCCTCTCGCCCTCGGCCTCTCCGGGGCAGGTGCGTGGCGGCGGGGGCGATTCAGGCCCGACGGTCGGAGTtctcttcctgccccctcccGGCCCGGGCCTGTCGGGTGCGGCCCGCGGGCGCGGCATCACATGATGGCGCAGCGGTTCCGGCGCAGCGCGCCCTGGAAGCGCAGGGCGGCGTGCACGTGTTTGCAGCGGGCGCAGCCGACGCTCTTGAGCAGCTCGCTGAAGAGCAGCAGGATGTGCCAGTTGTACTTGGCTGAGCACTCCACGTAGCCACACTTCCAGGTTTTGCGCACCAGGTGTGACACGTTCCAGCGCGGGATCACGCGTCCACGCTGCAGGTCCCGCTTGTTGCCCACGATGATGATGGGCGTTTCCGAGGTGCCGATCACCCTGCGGGGCGAGGTGGGAATCTCAGAACTCCACCGGCCACAGTGAACCCCTGGGCCTCAAGAAGGGTGGGCTGTACCTGGTCCCTACTACTACCACCGTTTGTCTGTTCCAAGCGCAGCGCTAGGCCCTCGAGGTCCTTATAGCCTCTAACTGGCACAAGGATCCAAATGATGGGTACTACTGtgcttcccattttacagatgagggaccTGAGCTTACCTGTTAACTAGCTTAAAGTCATGCAGCTGAGGGGCCCTGGCAGTTTCCAAGAGACTAGTTCTTGTTCCAGACCTTCTgctcttaaccactgcactaAACTAGCCACCCTCTGGTAAGGGTCCCAAAATAGGTTAACAGAAATAGGGACAGCAAAATATCCTCTTTCTGAGCGTGTGTGTAGGGACCAGAAGGCACTTCATCTATTTCCCCCCACTGTGCCCTTTTCATGGGAAGTGGCCAGCACTGGGGCATCCACTGAGGTGGCAGTGGAGTGTATCCTGGCCCCTCACCTCGTCTCTAGGATCTGCTGGCGGATGGTCTTGACGTACTCAAAGCTGTCAAAGCAGCAGATGTCGTAGACCAGGATGTAGGCGTGGACGCTCCGGAGTCCCCTGCAGCAGGCATCTGCCCATTCCTACAACACCCCCAGCCAGTCCCAAGGTCAGAGCAGCCATGAGGGCTCCCCTTGCCTCCAGCCATACACAGCCCTCTCACTTGCCATTGAACCCCAAGCCTCCCGCATTCACCCATCTCCAGGAGGCCAGGCCCAGGGTAGAAGGGAGGAGCTCAGGGCTGTGGCTTCCCCGTCTGCAAGCCAGGAGAGGGCAGGTCACGCTGCCTGACCTCCAAGGACACTGTCTGTCCTGTGCACACCCGGAGCTGAGATCGGCCTTGTTTCCTATTCTGTCCCCCATCTGTCCCTCCAGGCCTTCAGTACCTTTATCTtatttaagggccgcacctgcagcatacggaggttcccaagctaggggtcgaattggagctgcagttgtaggcgtacactacagccacagccacgtgggatccgagctgcatttgcaacctacaccacagctcacggcaatgctggatccttagggagccttaagcgaggccagggactgagccctcatcctcatggatactagtcgggttcgttaattcctgagccatgacgggaactccccttcagtACATTTATTCAGTGCCTCTAAGAGCCCAGATGTGAGCTAGTTGTTGGACCTGTTGAAATCCTACCTTCCCAgatccctcctcctccaggaagccttcctgcaAGCAGAGGACCATTCCCTTCATCTCCTATGTTCTAAGAACAGTTAAATTATACCTTGCTCAGAGCTGCTTCCATCCCCAGGTCCCCACTTCTGCTGTGAGCTCCTGAGGACCAGAGCCAGgcctgcctcttttttttgtttgctttggaagttcccaggccaggggcgggATCGGAGCTACGCGAcagcaaccagatctgagccacatctacgacctacaccacaggtcacagcaacgctggatcctgaatccactgagcgaggccagggagcaaactcgcttcctcatgggtcctagtcaggttcgttacccactgaaccacaaagggaacgcctggCCTTCCTCACTTTTATATACAGCCTCTTCTCCCTCGGTGGCTCACACTGTGTTGGCTCTAGGCAGGTTCTTTAATTACACTACCTAGACCAGTGCGCTCTCGGGGATCCTGAACCCCTCCCTGGTCCgtgctgggatcaaacccaattcCTGCCTGCAATGCTGCCCTCAGACTGCTACCCCCATGTGCCCTTTCTGTTGGCTTCACTCTGCCCTCAGGGTTGAGAAGGCCCAAGGAGAAAAAGGGTGCGAGTGGATGCCTACGGGTGGTTGCTGTGGAGCAGGGCTCCCGGGCGGCTCTAGGGAGATGGGACTTCCTGAGTGCTTGTGGCAAATTCTCAGGGAGGGGCTGCAGCTCAAATCGAATAGGCCCCGGGCAAGGCTGAGTGCACTAAAGAGACGATTCCTTAAGAGATTAATTAGCTAATTAGCTTGCCAGCAGATGGGAACGGCAAGGGCAGTAGAAGGCAGCCAGGGTGTGGAAAGAAGGGGCTCCCTAAGGTGGGGTGAGGCAGAGGCCTCCCAGAACAGGGGGTATTAGGGTTTTCTCTAGGAACTAGAGTCCTGGCAAAAAACTAGAGGGAGGAGCATCTCCTGTGCCAGCTTATGAGCTGAAATGGGGTAAGGGCCAGGCATGGAGGACCACGGCTGGTTCTACACTGCAGGGACGGCTTAAACCGGGGAAAGACTTTGGTGGCAGGGGTGGAGAGTTAAGTCTGACTCCAGAAAAGCACTTCCCAACTCAGAGGCTTAGAAGCTGCTGCAGTGCAATTCTCCAGGGAGATGATGTGGCATCTTTTCTTTGTGCTGAGTTTTAACTTTGGTGCAGGGGCAAGACGCTGAGGACAAATCTAAAACCACCGTAGGAAATCATGAACtggcttcccaggccaggaaagaCTGTATCTGCTGGATACAGGGACCTCTGGGAGCTTGGGACCCCGGTGCGTACCCCATTCCTCCCCCATGCTGTGCAAGGAGTGGAGATCAGCTTCGCtggaagtgggagggatggggaaacAGGCAGAGAGGCTCCCACCTTCTTCCAGCTCTCTACTGGGGGGAGggaacagctgccagcctttgagGGTGACAGCCCCATCTCTCCCCCAGTGTGCTGCCTCCTTGAGGGGGGCCTCCAGGCTGCCTCCCACCCACTCCTCTCTGGGGGCTCCtaaaagggagaggaggaaggctcCCCATTGGCTGAGTTGTCCCTTCACCCCTGATTGAAGGGAGGGAGCCAGAAAACTCAGCTTTCTTTCCAGCTACTCCATGCAGCATTCCAGATGGTAAAAGGCCATCTTGGGCCTGTGTCGGGACAGAGAAGGAGCAATGAAAACGGAGTCCAGTTTCAAGGACAGGGGAGCTGAGGGAGGCTCAGCCACCTGCATGCCAACCATGCATTCACGGCTCATTCCTCTGTTGGGCTACACACGCCCTCTAacctcagcttccttctctgaGAGGAGGAGCGGGGCTGCAGAAACAGCTGAGACTCAGGCCCCGGAAACGCCACTCTCCTGGGCTGGATCTCATCTGGCATTGGGAAGGATATATTCTTATTTCCAGACTGGCCATCGGGATTCCAGGATTTTTTACTTGATTTGGGGGGGCATGCAGGATCCTGAATCAGCATTTCTTTGCTCACAGTCCCTTTCTTGTGCTCCAGGAGTGAAGTCTTGGACATCCTGGAGAGTCCAAGACTCAGGGTCAGTCAGGAAGATAGAGTCCAATGATCCAACAGAAAGATGGACGAAGGGATTAATTGTTTTCAGAAAGGGAAAGGCAAAGGCCCCTCAACGGACGAAAAGAAGCTCACCCTCACTCATCATCagagaagcaaataaaaactacactgAGACCATCATATCTCATTTACTGGATTGTCAGAGATCCGAAAGTTTGACATACCCTCTGATGGCTTAAGGGGAACGTGTGCTCATGTAAATATCCCTCAAAGGAGCATAAAATGTGCGCTTTTATAGAAGGGAATCTGGCACCCTGCAAACTCCAGTtgcatttatccatttctttttctttttctctctctcttttttttttctttttagggccacagccatggcacagggaagctcccaggctaggggttgaattggagctacagctgtcagcctacaccacagccacagcaacgcaggatctgagccatatctttaacctatgccacagctcatggcaacgccggatccttaatccactgagggaggccagggatctaacctgcatcctcatgcatactagttgggttcataaccactgagccacaataggaacgcctgtttttttgtttgtttttttcccacacccaaagcattcagaagttcccaggccagggatcaaacctgagccacagcagtgacaacaccagatccttaacctgctgagccacaagggaacccctgcATTTATCCTTTGACCTTGCAATGCCATTTTCAGAAATCAATCCCACAGATATACTTCCTCATGAACAAAGTTGTTATTACAAGgctattcattgcagcactgttgaAAACAGCAAAAGTTTGGAAACAACCCACTTCTCCAACAAGAGGGGACTTGATAGTACATCTCCCCAGTGGAGTACAGTGTAGCCATGAAAAAGGAATGGAGAAGACCTCTAGATACTGACATAGAAAGATCTCCAGGTTGTAATGTTGAGCCACAAAAACAAGGTGCAGAACAGTTGTGTTTGtgggtcccccccccctttttttagggctgcacccttggcatatggaggttcccagcctaggagttgaatcagagctgcaactgctggcctacaccactgccacagcaatgccacatccaagccatgtctgcgacctacactgcagctcagggcaacactggatccttaacccaccgattgaagccagggattgaacccgtatcctcaaggatactagttgagttcgtttccactgagccacaatgggaactccccagagcccAGAATATTAACAGGCATCTAGTGCTCCATGCCTTTCTCCCCACTGCCCCTTACCTGCCCAAATCCTACTTAGTTGAGACATCACCTCCTGTCACCCTGCCCCCCAACACATTTTAAGGGCTTTCTTAGCTCTCTGCACCCCCTCCAGTCATAGCACTCATCAAACTATGTAACTGCCTTTTTGTCTTCTCACCAGACTATAAGTTCCTTGAAGGCAAACTGCACATCTGTTTTGTGCACCATTCTTCCCTGGTGCCcaccacagagcctggcacacattAGAGGgtcaagtatttgttgaataaaccaGTGCACAAATGAAGGGATTCCTGGCACCGCTGTAAGCAGGGTGGCCAGTGCAGCCCGGAGCTCTCAGAGGCAACAACAGGGCCAGGGCCTGGAGAGGGGTGGCGTCCAGGGTCTCCCCATccccccctcctgctcccccccccccgccaccgcccccccGCGGGCCCTCCTACCTGCAGCGTGTTGACAGGGAAGGCGCTGATGGGCGGGAAGTCGAGGATCTGGAGGTCGTGCACGTGGCCGTTCATGACGACAGCAGGCAGGTAGAGGCGGCGGGCGGTGGTGGGCACGCAGACCTCGCTGAACTCGTTGTACAGGAACTGGCGCACGATGGCACTCTTGCCCACGCCTCGAGCCCCCAGCACGGCCACCCGGTAGGTGGAGACCATGCCTCCCGCCCCGCTCCGCCACCGCGTCCTCGCCGCTGCCTGGGGCTCCCCCGGGCTGCAtattccaggggctgggggctcagccACCGTCAGGACCAACCATCGCTGCCCTTGCTCGCCCTGGGCCCTCTGTGGCCTCCACCTGGACTGGGGACAAGAGGTGGGCTTGGTGGGCTGGCTTCTCCTTGGACATCCACCTTGGGGACCTTGCCGAAGCTGTTACTGCCACTTGGGGTGTCTTCCCTTTCTCAGAACGCCATGCGGTCCTTCCATAACCTCCCCATCCTTCCTGCCATCGGCCCTGCCGATGGAAAtcaatctttttttgtctttttagggccacaccctctgcagatggaagttcccaggctaggggtcgaatcagagctgaagccaacagccacagcaacttaggatccaagctaagtctgcgacctacaccacagctcacggcaatgatggattcttaacccactgagtgaggccagggatcaaacctgcatcctcagagttACTAGTCAGACAGGAACTGCTGGAAATCAATCTTTCTTGACTAGTACTATGTCCTGATTTTTGGCCAGGTCTGACTCCCACACCCAGGCAGGCTGCAGAGCAGAGTGGAAAGAGCTCTAGAACTGGCTTCAAGCCCCAGCTTTCCCAGGGAGCCTGGGGGCAAGGCAGCAACTCCTCACACTCTCCGTCTTCTGTCCTGAGACGAGGCCAGTGTGTCTCAGTGGAGGTGCTCCTGGCAATTTGCGGAGACAGAATTCTTTACTGAGCAGGACATTGACACTCCTGGCTGCCAGGATGTACTTGCCAGCAGCAGCCTCTAGGGACCACGATGAGACCACCTGCGCTCTCCCTGCACTTCCAAGCGCCCTCAGCTGAGAACCCTTGGACTAGATGGTGGCTTTGGTTCTGGAGTGTGACACCTGTTGCACACTCGGCATGTCCATGTGGTTATCCTTCGTCACTACAGGTGACAGGTGTTCCCACCTTGGAGAGAAGGCTCGGAGGGAGAAAGACATAAGCCACTTGCACAGCTGGGACCGGCAGCTCTCCCTTTCTACAGTGTCACAGTACTTCCGGCTTCCAAGTTTAGTGCTTCTAGCTGGCAAAGGCCACAGGCCAAGGGCTGGGTCTGGTTCTCTGGCAACCCCCTGAGCTcagagggcctggcacacagcagatgcCCTGGAAAGGGCTGCTCTGGGGTTGGACCTTGATATGGATTCATTAGCTCCTTGCTTGCTCAGTTCCAGTGACTTTCGTCCATATGTCCCAGCTAGATGTGTCCCAGCTGTGGGTCAGAGGGCAAATCACCTGCCCAACCTGAGCCACGTTCTGCACACGGATAAAGTAGGGTCAACAGCCCCTACTTCTGAGATCACCCAAGTAAACCTCTTAGCCAGCTGCCTTCTCCTTCTGTTGGAGATGGTGACCAGGGAGGCTGATACATGCCTGAGACCCACTGTCTGGGGACTAATCCCAGGAGGGTGACACTAGTGCCTACTAAATGGGTCCAGGGGACGTGGGTTTGCTGAGTTCCGATGAGGCCATGATCTCCAGCATGTATACATGTTCTCTCTGTGGATGCATGTTCTTTCTGCATCCACAGAGCTCACAGTGCAATGTCCCTGAGTCTGTCCTGGCTGAGGGGACCCAATCCACTGGGCAGGTGCACATATAGCATAGTATACTGAGGGCAGGATTTGGGGTGAGATCTACCAGCTCTGCTGCTCACCTAAAGTGTGATCTTGGATAAGAAACCTCACAGGGTGTTGTGAGGTCACACAGGTAAAGCCCTGTgctgcacagagcaggtgctcaataaacagagGCCATTACTATGTATAGGGGTCCTTCATTCATCTAAGGCTTTCCACGATCTCAATGGGACCTCCTAGCAACCCCGATGGGTCACTGTGCACTGATGCTCATGCACATGcagtgcatgcgtgtgtgtgtgtgtgtgtgtgtgtgtgcgtgtgtgtgtgcaattctcattttatagacggtaaaagcaaaaccaaaaacctacaaaggTTTAGGGACATGAAGACCACATAGCCTGTTGAGCTGTCAACTAAGACTAGGACCCCGATCTCCTTCCTGCCCCATACAGGGTCTTTTCCCCTCCAAGTACTTAGCTACTTATAAAAGCTCCCAACTAGGGGAAGTACCAGTCCCTTCTCCCCACAAATCCCTCCAGGGCCCTAGGCCCCTCAGCATCCCTGGACACTGTTAGCTTGGCAGAGAGCCTCGACTGGGTTAATTACATAACCAGCACAagcaggtggggcggggggcatcttaggagaggaaggcagggcaATGAATGTAAGAAGagtccctgcctctccctgggtGTGGCAACTTAGAGGTAACTAGGAGGTACCCTACCTGCACTTTCTCCTGGGCACCACAGTCCCTGCCCAGAAATCTACGCTTTCGGGGGGAATAGCTGGGAAATAAAATCAGGGCACAGTGCTGGAGAAAGGGAGTGCAAGAGAGGCCCCTCGGCTGGGGCCAGCCTCCTGAGAACTCACCAGGCCCAAGTGTGGCCCTGTCTCTGACTCAGAGGTGACTGGTGCCCCCTCCtgcttcccaggcaggggtcctgGGTCAAAGTGTTTATTAATCCAACATTCTCATCTGGGGAGTGGTGGAAGAGGGCTGTCCGGAGAAGCAGGGCCCAGGCCCCCGAGCCTCCCTCCCCAAGGCCTGTGCTCTGCAGTGAGTCTGCAGACAGCGCCCGCCTGGGGACATACACTGGGACCAAAGCCTGCTTCTTGGTCCCCTCCCCTGGGCCTGGACACCTGAGTCTCCAGCCCCAGACTGAGGGCGGGGGCTTTGCGGGTCCCGTGGGCCGAGTCACACGTCTGGTCGCTGTCTGTCCCCAGCACATTCATGTGGGAGAGGGTGGGTGGGGGCGTCGGGAGGATACTGAGCTCCCTATGACCTGATTGGtaggagttggggtgggggggatacaAGAGCCCAGCCTGCTCTCCGCCTCCAGGACCTTGCAGGCACCCCCCCACCCTCAGCTCCAGCTCTCACGTGGCTGCCCCGCGCCGCTTCCCCGCCAGCCCGCCGGCCCCTTCCTTGCTCCTCGCCCGGGGTCCCCCGGCGCCGCGGCCGTCTCCCCCATCGCCCTCCcaccgaccccccccccccaggccccgGCCCTCCCGCTCCCCCGCCTCCCGGCGCTTACCCGGGGCCGTCCTAGCTGCTCCCTGCCCGGGCCGGCCGGCCGGCGGGGCCGCGCTCCCCCCGGGCTCCGGCGCTGCCCCCCGGCTCCCCGGCCCGGGGGGAGAGAGGTGGGGGCGCCCCCGGCCGCTCAGTCGGGGCGGGCTCGGGGCGGGCTCAGGgcgggcgcgggggggggggcaggtgctgGCCGCCGAGGGGGTAGGAAACCTCCAGCCCGGCTCTCCCTCCGGAGCGCGCCGCCCGCTCGcgctggaaggaggaggaggcgggagcCGGCGaggcggcggggcgggcgggcgggggggcgTGCCTGGCTGGCGTTCCGCAGGGTCCCTGAGCCTGACATGTTCCCTTGGCGGTCCTGTACAGATTCTTTTCATCCCGAGCCTTGACCTTCACCCCTCCCGACTCTCCCTGCGGTATTTTCAGCTCTAACCtggaggggtgggagagagggacgGAGAGACCCCGAAGCCTTCTGCTTCACTCCATATCTTTCTCTCCCCCCGCCTCCAACAAACACCCCAGTTTCCCTCAGCACGCCTGTCCTTTGACCCTTCCCAGTTCAGTCACTGGACCTGCGCCCACTGTGTGCTTTGCACGGTGTGCTCCAGGCGGCATCCAGACTCTACTCCAACCGCAAGAGGACTGACAAAGGGTGGTCCCTCTCACCCTTCACTGCAGCAGTGAAAGGAAGACAGAGCCGGCTAGCAAAGCAAAGCTAATCCCCGTCCCCTACAAGGAccgctccctctcctctcctctccagcctggGAGACGCCAGCTTTTGCCTGGGTCGAGGGCAGAATCGCTTTGTATTTATTCTAAAACAGGCATGGTCAGTGTCATTCACTGTGGCTAGTTAACATTAACCACGGTGCTACAGATGAGAGAAGTTGGGACACTTACATGAGCATGTACCATGTGCCAGTGTGCTCCCGGCTTTGCTAGCATCTTCAGATTTAATCATCACACTACTCTGAGGTGGTCTTGTTTCCCCCATTTTTACACATAAGGCTGAGAGAGGCTGAGTGACTTGGTCTTAAATGAAGTGTAA
The Phacochoerus africanus isolate WHEZ1 chromosome 14, ROS_Pafr_v1, whole genome shotgun sequence DNA segment above includes these coding regions:
- the RASL10B gene encoding ras-like protein family member 10B — protein: MVSTYRVAVLGARGVGKSAIVRQFLYNEFSEVCVPTTARRLYLPAVVMNGHVHDLQILDFPPISAFPVNTLQEWADACCRGLRSVHAYILVYDICCFDSFEYVKTIRQQILETRVIGTSETPIIIVGNKRDLQRGRVIPRWNVSHLVRKTWKCGYVECSAKYNWHILLLFSELLKSVGCARCKHVHAALRFQGALRRNRCAIM